A portion of the Acidisarcina polymorpha genome contains these proteins:
- a CDS encoding sensor histidine kinase has product MANSGLAEEQLRQSHKMEAIGQLAAGIAHEINTPIQYVSDNSVFLRESWTVINRIVSVAAKVQDEWRRGALSTSTRDELDSCFRAADIDYLANEIPRAIDETFEGARQVAKIVRAMNEFAHPASENKCACDLNQAIENTIAFSRNVWKYVARVETSLDREAPLVLCRLDEINQVLLNLIVNAAHAVGSSNENGLQGLGTIRVRTTFADGWITISVSDDGGGVPEDVRSRIFEPFFTTKPLGSGTGQGLAMARVIVEEQHGGRIWLESTAGTGTTFYVSLPVDPEIPA; this is encoded by the coding sequence ATGGCAAACAGCGGGCTAGCGGAAGAGCAGTTGCGGCAGAGCCACAAGATGGAGGCCATTGGGCAACTGGCAGCCGGAATTGCGCACGAGATCAACACGCCGATTCAATACGTCAGCGACAATAGCGTTTTTTTGCGCGAGTCCTGGACGGTGATCAACCGGATTGTTTCGGTTGCTGCGAAGGTGCAGGATGAGTGGCGGCGAGGTGCTCTCTCGACAAGCACGAGAGACGAATTGGACAGCTGTTTTCGGGCGGCGGATATTGACTATCTCGCCAACGAAATTCCGCGGGCGATCGATGAAACCTTTGAAGGGGCGCGGCAGGTAGCGAAGATCGTCCGCGCGATGAATGAATTTGCCCATCCTGCGAGCGAGAACAAATGTGCTTGCGATCTCAACCAGGCGATCGAGAATACGATCGCATTTTCGCGCAATGTCTGGAAATATGTGGCCCGGGTAGAGACCTCGTTGGACCGGGAAGCGCCTCTGGTCCTGTGCCGCCTGGATGAGATCAACCAGGTGCTGTTGAACCTCATCGTCAATGCCGCGCATGCAGTCGGCTCGTCGAATGAAAACGGTCTGCAGGGACTAGGTACGATCCGCGTTAGAACGACCTTCGCCGATGGGTGGATCACGATCAGCGTAAGCGATGACGGAGGCGGTGTTCCCGAAGACGTGCGATCGAGGATATTCGAGCCCTTCTTCACCACCAAACCGCTCGGGTCGGGGACGGGCCAGGGATTAGCGATGGCCCGGGTCATCGTCGAGGAGCAGCATGGCGGGCGGATCTGGCTCGAGAGCACGGCGGGTACAGGCACGACCTTCTATGTCAGCTTGCCGGTGGATCCGGAGATTCCGGCCTGA
- a CDS encoding response regulator codes for MMKKLLLVDDEPLVLTGLQRSLHSMLNEWTMVLAGSGDEALAAMEKGSFDVIVTDMRMPRMDGAVLLKEVRRRSPQTVRIALSGQCDRGTIMSAIDSTHQYLSKPCDVRQLKDTIQHALELRRQLESSSLTKVVSQLKNIPSLPSSYQAMLEEVARNEPRLGRLAALVSADMGMTAKCLQLVNSAFFGLRSQVSNPLQALSLLGLDRLKSLIFSSHIFSEFKTDLFDKQEMAWLWEHSFAVSVGAHNIAEMLHQPPTGIDNAGTAGLLHATGKLVLASCMGKEYKMALEMAAGTGISLAEAEREVIGCGHAQVGASLLGIWGLGRHRRSGRVA; via the coding sequence ATGATGAAGAAACTGCTGCTGGTCGATGATGAGCCTCTGGTGCTGACCGGACTGCAGCGCAGCTTGCATTCCATGCTCAACGAATGGACGATGGTGTTAGCCGGAAGCGGGGATGAAGCTTTGGCTGCCATGGAAAAGGGGTCCTTCGATGTCATTGTGACCGACATGCGCATGCCACGTATGGACGGCGCAGTGCTGCTCAAAGAGGTGCGCCGGCGTTCGCCGCAGACGGTACGGATTGCGCTGTCTGGGCAATGCGACCGCGGCACAATCATGAGCGCGATCGATTCGACCCATCAGTACCTCTCGAAGCCATGCGACGTCCGGCAGTTGAAAGATACCATTCAACATGCACTTGAGCTGAGGAGGCAACTGGAGAGCTCAAGCCTTACGAAAGTAGTCAGTCAGTTGAAGAATATCCCCAGTCTTCCGTCTTCCTACCAGGCCATGCTTGAGGAAGTGGCGCGAAACGAACCAAGGCTTGGCAGACTGGCAGCGCTCGTTTCGGCCGACATGGGCATGACAGCCAAGTGCCTGCAACTCGTCAACTCGGCGTTTTTCGGGCTACGCTCCCAGGTATCGAACCCCTTGCAGGCATTAAGTTTATTGGGGCTGGATCGGCTAAAATCCCTGATCTTTTCAAGTCACATCTTTTCCGAGTTCAAGACGGACCTCTTCGACAAACAAGAGATGGCATGGCTGTGGGAGCACAGTTTCGCGGTGAGTGTAGGGGCGCATAACATCGCAGAGATGCTGCATCAGCCTCCGACCGGGATCGACAATGCGGGAACGGCCGGCCTGCTGCACGCAACCGGAAAACTGGTGCTGGCCTCGTGCATGGGCAAGGAATACAAGATGGCGCTCGAGATGGCGGCCGGAACCGGGATCAGCCTGGCGGAGGCGGAACGCGAGGTGATCGGCTGCGGCCATGCCCAGGTGGGAGCCTCGCTGCTGGGCATCTGGGGGCTAGGACGCCATCGTCGAAGCGGTCGCGTGGCATGA
- a CDS encoding response regulator produces the protein MSGASILLVEDDLNVFHSIQRKLKAHHYETFYAPDAVASIAQARLHRPSIILLDLGLPAGDGFVVMERLKQIPIYRIFR, from the coding sequence ATGAGCGGGGCAAGCATACTTCTGGTTGAAGACGACTTAAATGTTTTCCATAGCATTCAGCGCAAGTTGAAGGCCCACCACTATGAAACGTTCTATGCGCCGGACGCGGTAGCCAGTATTGCGCAAGCGCGGCTGCATCGACCGAGCATCATCCTGCTGGATCTGGGATTGCCAGCTGGAGACGGTTTTGTGGTGATGGAGCGTTTGAAGCAGATTCCGATCTATCGGATATTCCGGTGA
- the dnaE gene encoding DNA polymerase III subunit alpha, whose product MAEFTHLHLHTDYSLLDGACDVEKLVNHVADIGQQAVAITDHGNIYGAVHFFEAAKKRGVKPILGCELYICQKEDHRADPQGDDYNHLLVLAENEEGYRNLVRITSEASLHGFYRKPRISKKYLAEHASGLVGFSGCLAGELCQELIAGKYEEARHTASEYQDIFGKGNFFLEIQDQGLELEKKIHADLFKLESELNIPLVATNDSHYLCEDDHHAHEVLLCVQTAGSIHDPKRFKFDSDQFFVKSAAQMEKLFSHAPQVVNRTMQFAERCSLKINKVDNPFPEFAVPAGHTIDSYFEEVCRQGFRKRLDTAVRHLQDRGLLRFPISDYEARLEREIDCIKAMKFAGYFLIVWDFIKYARDHDIPVGPGRGSAAGSLVSYVMEITNIDPLQNILLFERFLNPERVSMPDIDIDFDMNRRGEVIEYVTRKYGREQVAQIITFNTMAAKAAIKDVGRALDLPYGDVDRIAKMVPATIGVTIEQALKDSPSLQEAYDKDPQTRELIDTARKLEGLVRGAGVHAAGVVIAPRPLTDLVPVTRSKNDEIVTSYDMKAIEKLGLLKMDFLGLTTLTVIDDCLKLIKSNQEVELDLETIPLDDQHTYEQVFHRALTSGIFQFESGGMRDVLRRYKPTSVEDLTALNALYRPGPIQGGMIDDFIERKWGRRKVEYLLPDLEVLLKETLGVIVYQEQVMQIANVLAGYSLGDADLLRRAMGKKNAEEMAKQRERFVSGAAAKKYPKDTITRIFDLMEQFAGYGFNKSHSAAYALLAYQTAYLKTYYPIEFMSALLTSEISKPENVVKYIKECREMGISVEPPDVLFSGANFTPHGKAIRFGLTAIKNVGRNAIDSILAARAALEAEEKSFASYWEFCEKVDLRLMNKRVLESLIKAGALDSFGRRSQLIAAADKAMEQAQKAQRDSAAGQHGLFGLFDDGPVTSRAANDLPKVPDWDENQRLQSEKEVLGFFVSGHPLDKYAEKLRNLPGVVDTATALEMKPAPVTFRRGQPASTENDIAIAGVIVGLKVAKSKRSGELYAQASLEDTVGKIDLICFPKDYERLAANLKIEVPVLVRGQIRAEEEAAPKLCVSSIQALEDVKLRLPQNVKIRVALDRASAATLAELKAMIGESPGPGRVMFSMEQAGEYVVVMEPSGVTVGADRAFFDRAEILLGRGMVVAVD is encoded by the coding sequence ATGGCTGAATTTACCCACCTTCATCTTCATACGGACTATTCACTCCTGGATGGCGCCTGCGACGTCGAGAAACTGGTCAACCATGTCGCCGATATCGGGCAGCAGGCGGTTGCCATCACCGACCACGGCAACATCTACGGAGCGGTGCATTTCTTTGAGGCGGCGAAGAAGCGCGGCGTTAAGCCGATTCTTGGCTGCGAGCTCTACATCTGCCAGAAGGAAGACCATCGCGCCGACCCTCAAGGCGATGATTACAACCACCTCCTAGTGCTGGCCGAGAATGAGGAGGGCTATCGCAACCTGGTTCGAATCACCTCGGAGGCGTCGCTGCATGGTTTCTACCGGAAGCCGCGCATTAGCAAGAAGTACCTTGCGGAACATGCGAGCGGTCTGGTGGGCTTTTCGGGCTGCCTGGCGGGTGAGCTCTGCCAGGAATTGATCGCCGGCAAATACGAAGAAGCGCGGCATACGGCGAGTGAATACCAGGACATCTTCGGCAAAGGGAACTTTTTTCTAGAGATCCAGGACCAGGGTCTGGAACTCGAAAAGAAAATACACGCCGATCTTTTCAAGCTGGAGAGCGAACTCAATATTCCGCTAGTCGCGACCAATGACAGCCATTATCTCTGTGAAGACGATCATCACGCCCATGAAGTGCTGCTGTGCGTACAAACCGCGGGCTCGATCCATGACCCCAAGCGGTTCAAGTTCGACTCCGACCAGTTCTTTGTGAAGTCGGCGGCGCAGATGGAGAAGCTCTTCTCCCATGCGCCGCAGGTGGTCAATCGGACGATGCAATTCGCTGAGCGGTGTTCGCTCAAGATCAATAAGGTGGATAATCCATTTCCAGAGTTTGCGGTTCCCGCCGGACATACGATCGACAGCTATTTTGAGGAGGTGTGCCGGCAGGGTTTCCGCAAGCGGCTGGATACGGCGGTTCGCCATCTGCAGGACCGCGGATTGTTGCGCTTTCCGATCTCCGATTACGAGGCGCGTTTAGAGCGGGAGATCGATTGCATTAAGGCGATGAAGTTCGCCGGATATTTCCTGATTGTCTGGGACTTCATCAAGTACGCGCGCGACCACGATATTCCGGTGGGTCCGGGGCGTGGTTCGGCGGCAGGTTCGCTGGTCTCGTATGTGATGGAAATCACGAATATCGATCCACTGCAGAACATTCTGCTCTTCGAGCGGTTTCTGAATCCGGAGCGGGTATCGATGCCGGATATCGATATCGATTTCGACATGAACCGGCGCGGCGAAGTGATCGAATATGTGACCCGCAAATACGGCCGCGAGCAGGTAGCGCAGATCATCACCTTCAACACCATGGCGGCGAAGGCGGCGATCAAGGACGTCGGACGAGCGCTCGACCTTCCTTATGGGGATGTCGACCGGATCGCGAAGATGGTTCCGGCGACCATCGGGGTGACGATCGAGCAGGCGTTGAAGGATTCTCCCTCTCTGCAGGAGGCCTATGACAAGGACCCACAGACCCGCGAGCTGATCGACACGGCGAGGAAGCTCGAGGGGCTGGTGCGCGGAGCAGGCGTGCATGCGGCAGGAGTGGTCATCGCGCCGCGGCCGCTCACCGATCTCGTCCCGGTGACCCGGAGCAAGAACGACGAAATCGTGACTTCCTACGATATGAAGGCCATCGAGAAGCTGGGCCTTCTCAAGATGGACTTCCTCGGACTGACGACCCTGACCGTCATCGACGACTGCCTCAAGCTGATCAAGAGTAATCAGGAAGTGGAGCTGGATCTGGAGACGATCCCGCTCGATGACCAGCATACGTATGAGCAGGTCTTTCACCGGGCGTTGACTTCGGGGATCTTTCAGTTTGAGTCCGGCGGCATGCGCGACGTTCTGCGGCGGTACAAACCGACTTCGGTCGAAGACCTGACCGCCTTGAATGCGCTCTATCGTCCGGGTCCGATCCAGGGCGGCATGATCGATGACTTTATCGAGCGCAAGTGGGGGCGGCGGAAGGTGGAATATCTGCTGCCCGACCTGGAAGTGCTGTTGAAGGAGACGCTGGGCGTCATCGTCTACCAGGAACAGGTGATGCAGATCGCCAATGTGCTTGCCGGTTATTCGTTAGGAGACGCCGATCTTCTCCGCCGGGCGATGGGCAAAAAGAACGCCGAGGAGATGGCGAAGCAGCGCGAACGGTTTGTCTCGGGCGCGGCGGCCAAGAAATATCCGAAGGACACGATCACCCGCATCTTCGACTTGATGGAGCAGTTTGCCGGATACGGCTTCAACAAGTCGCACTCTGCCGCGTATGCGCTGCTGGCCTACCAGACTGCCTACTTGAAGACCTACTATCCGATTGAGTTCATGTCGGCGTTGCTGACGTCGGAAATTTCGAAGCCGGAAAACGTCGTCAAGTACATCAAGGAATGCCGCGAGATGGGGATTTCGGTCGAGCCTCCGGATGTGCTGTTTAGCGGCGCGAATTTTACCCCTCATGGCAAGGCAATTCGTTTTGGATTGACGGCGATCAAAAATGTCGGCCGAAATGCGATCGACTCGATCCTTGCTGCGCGTGCGGCCTTGGAGGCGGAAGAGAAGAGCTTTGCTTCGTACTGGGAGTTTTGCGAGAAGGTTGATCTGCGGCTCATGAACAAGCGTGTTCTGGAGTCGTTGATCAAGGCCGGGGCGCTCGATTCGTTTGGGAGGCGTTCGCAGTTGATCGCCGCGGCCGATAAGGCAATGGAACAAGCGCAGAAGGCGCAGCGGGATTCGGCTGCTGGACAGCATGGACTGTTTGGACTGTTTGACGATGGGCCGGTGACTTCCCGGGCGGCGAACGATCTGCCCAAGGTTCCGGACTGGGACGAAAACCAGCGGTTGCAGAGCGAAAAGGAAGTGTTGGGGTTCTTTGTTTCGGGGCACCCGCTGGACAAGTACGCGGAAAAGCTGCGCAACCTGCCTGGGGTGGTCGATACGGCGACGGCGCTTGAGATGAAGCCGGCTCCGGTGACCTTTCGGCGCGGTCAGCCGGCCTCGACAGAGAATGACATCGCTATCGCCGGAGTGATCGTCGGCTTGAAGGTAGCCAAGTCGAAGCGGTCTGGCGAACTCTACGCGCAGGCATCTTTAGAGGACACGGTAGGCAAGATCGATCTGATCTGCTTCCCCAAGGACTATGAGAGGCTGGCGGCAAATCTCAAGATCGAGGTGCCGGTGCTGGTGCGGGGTCAAATACGCGCCGAAGAGGAAGCTGCGCCGAAGCTCTGCGTCTCTTCGATTCAGGCGCTCGAAGATGTGAAGCTGCGCCTACCGCAGAATGTGAAGATTCGGGTCGCGCTGGATCGGGCGAGTGCTGCGACCCTTGCCGAACTGAAGGCAATGATCGGCGAGTCGCCAGGGCCCGGACGGGTGATGTTCAGCATGGAACAGGCAGGCGAATACGTCGTCGTCATGGAGCCGTCCGGAGTGACCGTAGGAGCGGACCGCGCTTTCTTTGATCGTGCCGAGATCCTGTTGGGGCGAGGGATGGTGGTTGCGGTCGATTGA
- a CDS encoding bifunctional YncE family protein/alkaline phosphatase family protein — protein sequence MQRTGVLGSALTLVCLTISLSFFNTLAAAGQMSGGFNSGQSQILSTNQTITPLAPRGASFQALNPGVREVPQYTAGQAVTTVVSPDKKTLLILTSGFNLWSYTEGANAGKKNPAASSEWVFVFDISGPAPAQKQAIPVPNTYSGIAFNPNGEEFYVAGGCDDNVHIFSTADGGWSEKLPAVALGHLARAKKAEGNFGGIGIETQPEAAGLAVSADGKTIAVANYENDSISILSRSDAGWSKASELDLRPGVIDPRKSRGIAGGEYPFWVQIKGNDTAYVSSIRDREIDVVSLKGAPALTTRIKLPGQPNKSILNKEQTELFVAQDNSDSVAVIDTVTNKVVENIRVTAPLDAYPNAEHYRGANPNSVALSPDERTLYVTNGGENAIAVVRLNQTAGKSVVGGLIPTGFYPNLLSTSADGETLYIVNGKSATGPNPANCHPISARQKIDCRAVNQYTWQLTKAGFQTVRTPTDPELSSLTRTVLVDNNHMVQPSLTDQQKETLAVLREKIHHVIYIIKENRTYDQVLGDLAIGNGDPKLTQFPQQDSPNFHAFASKFVDFDNFYDASDVSGDGWPWSTAARTTDTVEKETPVGYAGRGVDNDVEGTNRNLNIGIGDIKERAAANPLGGSDPNILPGTRDVAAPDSDDDEEGQGFLWNGALKAGLSLRNYGFFVDLARYNLPAAQKKYEIAEEPDPFGRNLQVAYSTNSVLQKYSDKYFRGFDNSFPDYYRFTEWRREFTQYEKSGKLPNLSFVRLMHDHFGEFSSAIQGVNTPELQMADNDYAVGLLVETIAHSRFKDDTLIFVIEDDAQDGGDHVDAHRSTAFIVGPYVKRGFVDSTRYNTVSMLRTMEDILKIKPLNLNDAHAMPMLDAFDLNQKEWDYTAEPSAYLARTSLPIDHTRFSKAALLDPPTSLHDASWWAERTRGMDFRVEDHLDTAKFNQILWEGTMGDRSYPATRSGDDLRANRLRIQEVAR from the coding sequence ATGCAACGAACTGGCGTGCTTGGAAGCGCCCTCACCCTGGTGTGTCTGACCATAAGCCTGTCCTTCTTCAACACGCTGGCCGCCGCTGGCCAGATGTCGGGCGGCTTCAATTCGGGACAATCGCAGATTCTGTCGACCAACCAGACGATAACGCCGCTTGCGCCGCGAGGAGCGAGCTTTCAAGCGCTGAATCCGGGAGTTCGCGAGGTACCGCAGTACACGGCTGGCCAGGCGGTTACCACCGTCGTCAGCCCGGATAAGAAGACGCTGCTCATCCTAACGAGTGGCTTTAATCTCTGGAGTTATACCGAGGGCGCGAACGCGGGCAAAAAGAACCCGGCAGCTTCGAGCGAGTGGGTCTTCGTCTTCGACATCAGCGGTCCCGCACCGGCACAGAAACAGGCCATCCCGGTCCCTAATACTTATAGCGGCATCGCCTTCAATCCGAATGGGGAAGAGTTCTATGTGGCGGGCGGGTGCGACGATAACGTTCATATATTTTCGACAGCGGATGGTGGATGGAGCGAGAAGCTACCCGCGGTGGCGCTTGGCCATCTGGCCAGGGCCAAGAAGGCGGAGGGGAATTTTGGCGGGATCGGCATAGAGACACAACCGGAGGCTGCCGGGTTGGCGGTATCGGCGGATGGTAAAACCATTGCCGTTGCGAATTACGAAAATGACTCGATCAGCATTCTTTCCAGGAGCGATGCGGGCTGGAGCAAGGCGAGTGAACTGGACCTGCGTCCGGGAGTGATCGATCCTCGAAAAAGCCGCGGAATCGCGGGAGGAGAATATCCCTTCTGGGTACAGATTAAGGGGAACGATACTGCCTATGTCTCGAGTATTCGCGACCGAGAAATCGATGTAGTTTCCTTGAAGGGTGCTCCGGCGTTGACGACGCGAATCAAGCTCCCCGGTCAACCGAATAAGTCCATTTTGAACAAGGAACAGACGGAGCTCTTCGTAGCGCAGGATAACAGCGACTCCGTAGCCGTGATCGATACGGTCACGAACAAGGTGGTGGAGAACATTCGGGTTACTGCTCCGCTGGACGCCTACCCCAATGCGGAACACTATCGCGGCGCCAACCCCAACAGCGTTGCGCTCTCGCCGGATGAACGCACGCTATATGTCACCAATGGCGGAGAGAATGCCATTGCAGTTGTCAGGTTGAATCAGACAGCAGGGAAGAGTGTTGTCGGAGGGTTGATTCCGACGGGCTTCTATCCTAATTTGCTGAGCACCAGCGCCGATGGTGAGACCCTCTACATCGTCAATGGAAAAAGCGCGACTGGACCGAATCCTGCGAATTGCCATCCTATCAGCGCTCGGCAGAAGATCGACTGCCGCGCAGTTAACCAATATACGTGGCAATTAACCAAGGCGGGATTCCAGACGGTGCGAACTCCTACGGATCCGGAGTTGAGTTCTCTGACGCGGACCGTCCTGGTGGATAACAACCATATGGTTCAACCGTCGCTTACCGATCAACAGAAAGAGACGCTGGCTGTTCTTCGGGAGAAGATACACCACGTTATTTACATCATTAAAGAGAACCGCACGTATGACCAGGTCCTTGGCGACCTGGCGATCGGCAATGGCGATCCCAAGCTGACCCAGTTTCCACAGCAAGATAGTCCCAACTTTCATGCGTTCGCGAGTAAGTTCGTTGATTTCGATAACTTCTATGACGCCTCTGATGTTAGTGGCGATGGATGGCCGTGGTCGACGGCCGCGCGTACCACAGACACCGTCGAGAAAGAAACGCCAGTCGGCTACGCAGGGCGGGGAGTCGATAATGATGTAGAGGGCACGAACCGCAATCTAAATATCGGGATTGGAGATATCAAAGAGCGCGCTGCAGCGAATCCACTAGGCGGCAGCGACCCAAACATTCTCCCCGGAACTCGCGATGTCGCCGCTCCGGATAGTGATGACGATGAGGAAGGGCAGGGGTTTCTCTGGAACGGCGCTCTCAAGGCGGGGTTGAGCCTGCGCAACTATGGCTTCTTCGTGGACCTCGCCCGCTACAATCTTCCGGCAGCGCAAAAGAAGTACGAGATAGCAGAAGAGCCTGATCCATTCGGACGCAACTTACAGGTTGCCTACTCGACTAACTCTGTTTTGCAGAAGTACAGCGATAAGTACTTTCGTGGATTCGACAACTCCTTTCCCGATTACTACCGTTTCACAGAATGGAGGCGCGAGTTCACTCAATACGAAAAAAGCGGGAAACTCCCGAACCTCTCGTTCGTGCGCCTGATGCATGACCACTTTGGCGAGTTCTCTTCGGCAATCCAGGGAGTCAACACTCCGGAGCTGCAGATGGCCGATAACGATTATGCGGTCGGTTTACTAGTCGAGACGATCGCGCATAGCCGGTTCAAGGACGATACATTGATTTTTGTGATCGAAGATGACGCGCAGGATGGCGGGGACCATGTCGACGCGCACCGCAGCACTGCGTTCATCGTCGGACCGTATGTTAAGCGAGGCTTTGTGGACTCGACGCGCTATAACACCGTGAGCATGCTTCGGACGATGGAAGATATCTTGAAGATCAAGCCTTTGAATCTTAACGATGCCCATGCGATGCCGATGCTCGACGCCTTCGATCTGAACCAGAAGGAGTGGGATTACACGGCGGAGCCATCGGCATACCTCGCCAGGACCTCGTTGCCGATCGATCACACAAGGTTTTCGAAGGCGGCGCTCCTCGATCCACCCACTTCGCTGCACGATGCGAGCTGGTGGGCGGAGAGGACGAGAGGAATGGATTTTAGGGTCGAAGATCATCTCGATACGGCCAAGTTCAATCAGATTCTGTGGGAAGGGACGATGGGAGACAGGTCGTATCCGGCGACCCGTTCGGGCGATGACCTTCGGGCGAATCGTTTGCGGATACAGGAGGTCGCTCGTTGA
- a CDS encoding class I SAM-dependent methyltransferase, which yields MDSKAFLRMLAVFALLFCLVPLPCSFGQSPQQQRPTSTPYSGDLSIFEAPGRDERLQIQRVMDLLGIRHGSTVADLGAGSGWFTVRAAARVGRSGTVYAEDINPAAIQYIDQRLQKEKINNVRTVLGTPDDPKLPTNSIDALLMLKVYHEIAHPEVLLARLTPSLKPGAKIGIIDRNGSGTDHGLNSDVVKREMASAGFELVASYDFTKADGQDYFLIFQRR from the coding sequence ATGGATTCCAAGGCTTTTCTCCGAATGCTGGCAGTGTTCGCCCTCCTCTTCTGTCTGGTTCCATTGCCTTGCTCATTCGGGCAAAGTCCTCAACAGCAGCGCCCCACCAGCACACCGTATAGCGGAGACCTGTCTATTTTTGAGGCACCCGGCCGCGATGAGCGGCTGCAGATTCAGCGGGTGATGGACTTGCTTGGGATCAGACATGGATCGACAGTGGCCGACCTGGGCGCAGGTTCGGGATGGTTCACGGTGCGGGCCGCGGCGCGGGTAGGGCGCAGCGGAACGGTCTACGCTGAGGACATCAACCCGGCGGCGATCCAGTACATCGACCAGCGGCTCCAGAAAGAGAAGATCAACAACGTGCGGACGGTTCTGGGAACTCCGGATGATCCTAAGCTGCCCACGAATTCGATCGACGCGCTGTTGATGCTGAAGGTGTATCACGAGATCGCCCATCCAGAGGTCCTGCTCGCGCGTTTGACGCCGTCGCTAAAGCCGGGCGCAAAGATCGGAATCATCGACCGGAATGGCAGTGGCACTGACCACGGGCTGAACAGCGATGTGGTCAAGCGGGAGATGGCCTCGGCCGGTTTTGAGCTGGTGGCCTCATACGATTTCACCAAGGCCGATGGACAGGACTATTTCCTGATTTTTCAACGAAGGTGA